In Gadus chalcogrammus isolate NIFS_2021 chromosome 1, NIFS_Gcha_1.0, whole genome shotgun sequence, one DNA window encodes the following:
- the LOC130391920 gene encoding zinc finger protein 135-like, with the protein MTKLQFLNVFLTERLMLAAQEIYKSVEDTILEYQEEIALRERENDHLRRRLRDAGIEIWPDRPSMALLDEEEGEHPRREWSPSMGHEERLPLQIKEKRDLRSNQETTNNSAPTGRAAPQSPCSHHRASATSTPRRPPTRPASPRAKGWRTGEGAGAEGLVETREGRGRCWWCWWRRRPPRSHPLQQRSPPLAPVNPNCSNENNIEIQGRRTADRWRAPREAPGEPSCKVCGEAFSHAGHLHVHVQVHTREKPYRCGVCGKCCSSSGRLQEHQRSHTGEKPFRCQICGKGFHPDGPPQGAHEDPHGGEPYSCPVCGKCFSRSDKSSATSRPTAARGPTSQDNDPFQGDGGFCWNH; encoded by the exons ATGACCAAATTACAGTttttaaacgtgtttttgactgAGCGGCTCATGCTCGCCGCGCAGGAGATCTACAAATCTGTCGAGGACACCATCCTGGAGTATCAAGAGGAGATCGCGCTGAGAGAGCGGGAGAATGACCATCTGAGGCGGCGGCTGCGGGACGCAGGGATCGAGATATGGCCAG ACCGTCCATCTATGGCCCTgttggatgaggaggagggtgagcaCCCGAGGCGGGAGTGGAGTCCCAGCATGGGGCATGAGGAACGCCTTCCCCTCCAGATCAAGGAGAAGAGAGACCTCCGATCCAACCAGGAGACGACCAACAACTCCGCCCCCACGGGTCGTGCAGCACCCCAGAGTCCATGTTCACACCACCGCGCGTCTGCAACGAGTACCCCCAGGAGGCCCCCCACACGTCCAGCATCCCCCAGAGCCAAGGGGTGGAGAACCGGAGAGGGAGCCGGCGCCGAGGGCCTCGTCGAGACACGTGAAGGCAGAGGGCgttgctggtggtgctggtggcggaGGAGGCCACCGAGGAGCCACCCCCTCCAGCAGCGCTCCCCGCCCCTGGCCCCGGTCAACCCCAACTGCTCGAATGAGAACAACATAGAGATCCAAGGGCGGAGAACGGCGGACAGATGGCGGGCTCCAAGGGAGGCGCCGGGGGAGCCGAG CTGCAAGGTGTGCGGCGAGGCGTTCAGCCACGCAGGTCACCTCCACGTGCACGTGCAGGTGCACACGCGGGAGAAGCCGTACCGCTGTGGCGTGTGCGGCAAGTGCTGCAGCTCGTCTGGCCGTCTGCAGGAGCACCAGCGCAGCCACACGGGGGAGAAGCCCTTCCGCTGCCAGATCTGCGGGAAGGGCTTTCACCCAGATGGCCCACCTCAAGGTGCACATGAGGATCCACACGGGGGAGAGCCCTACAGCTGTCCTGTGTGCGGCAAGTGCTTCAGCCGCTCTGACAAATCAAGCGCCACCTCCAGACCCACAGCCGCGAGGGGACCTACTTCTCAGGACAATGACCCCTTTCAGGGTGACGGTGGTTTTTGTTGGAACCACTGA